Proteins encoded within one genomic window of Mya arenaria isolate MELC-2E11 chromosome 13, ASM2691426v1:
- the LOC128213712 gene encoding mucin-2-like — protein MRLLRSAFVLRGLILTLIVLTPTLSKTPSASAPTPGSTTATTVSLNIQQTTTSNSSFTGRSTEPNTTMFTPTNTGTGSSTTTITSTPSPTTTITNGSTTKQTTMPTTTSTGTGKSTTENTTISSLTITRAGNSTTKLTTTSSHSNSVIGGLTSKQTSMSIHTTAGTGNSTTENTAMSSLTINRAGNSTTKLTTSSSHSDSVIGGLTSKQTSMSIHTTAGIGNSTTENTIVSGSTHSGSGRSSTGKATSPLEKNISTVNPYNGAEIRERRMLLLGATCNIIATRLILFLLQ, from the exons ATGCGACTTTTAAGGAGTGCATTTGTTCTTCGAG gtttgaTCCTCACACTAATAGTTTTAACACCAACATTGAGCAAAACACCCTCAGCAAGCGCTCCAACACCAGGTTCAACTACCGCCACCACTgtcagtttaaacatacaacAAACGACCACGTCTAATTCTTCATTTACCGGAAGGTCAACCGAGCCAAATACGACAATGTTTACACCTACAAATACCGGAACTGGCAGTTCAACCACGACAATAACATCTACGCCTTCTCCTACTACAACTATAACTAACGGTTCAACCACCAAGCAAACGACAATGCCCACAACTACCTCTACCGGAACTGGCAAATCAACCACGGAAAATACAACCATTTCTTCACTAACAATTACCAGAGCTGGCAATTCAACCACGAAGTTAACAACTACGTCTTCTCATTCCAATAGTGTAATTGGCGGTTTAACCTCGAAACAAACGTCAATGTCTATTCATACCACAGCCGGAACTGGCAACTCAACTACGGAAAATACAGCCATGTCTTCACTAACCATTAACAGAGCTGGCAATTCAACCACGAAGTTAACAACTTCGTCTTCTCATTCCGATAGTGTAATTGGCGGTTTAACCTCGAAACAAACGTCAATGTCTATTCATACCACAGCCGGAATTGGCAACTCAACTACGGAAAATACAATCGTCTCAGGTTCAACCCATTCTGGAAGTGGCAGATCAAGCACGGGGAAAGCAACAAGTCCACTCGAAAAAAATATCTCTACAGTTAACCCTTACAACGGAGCAGAAATTAGAG aaagaCGCATGCTACTATTGGGAGCTACGTGCAATATAATTGCAACACGTTTAATCCTGTTCTTGTTACAATAA
- the LOC128215226 gene encoding uncharacterized protein LOC128215226, translated as MSTTTTTASTSNPTTTGTSSSTSEITTTSNPTTTGTSSPTSEITTTSTPTTTGTSSPTSVITTTSTPTTTGTSSQTSVITTTSNPTTTGTSSSTSEITTTSNPTTTGTSSPTSVITTTSNPTNTGTSSSTSEITTTSPTSEITTTSTPTTTGTSSQTSEITTTSNPTTTATSSSISEITTTSTPTTTGTSSPTSEITTTSNPTTTGTSSPTSVITTTSNPTNTGTSSSTSEITTTSTPTTTGTNVNSYHYRN; from the exons ATGtcaactactacaacaacagctTCAACGTCAAATCCTACCACTACCGGAACTAGCAGTTCAACCTCGGAAATCACGACAACGTCAAATCCTACCACTACCGGAACAAGCAGTCCAACCTCGGAAATCACGACAACGTCAACTCCTACCACTACCGGAACAAGCAGTCCAACCTCGGTAATCACGACAACGTCAACTCCTACCACTACCGGAACTAGCAGTCAAACCTCGGTAATCACGACAACGTCAAATCCTACCACTACCGGAACTAGCAGTTCAACCTCGGAAATCACGACAACGTCAAATCCTACCACTACCGGAACTAGCAGTCCAACCTCGGTAATCACGACAACGTCAAATCCTACAAATACCGGAACTAGCAGTTCAACCTCGGAAATCACGACAAC CAGTCCAACCTCGGAAATCACGACAACGTCAACTCCTACCACTACCGGAACTAGCAGTCAAACCTCGGAAATCACGACAACGTCAAATCCTACCACTACCGCAACTAGCAGTTCAATCTCGGAAATCACGACAACGTCAACTCCTACCACTACCGGAACTAGCAGTCCAACCTCGGAAATCACGACAACGTCAAATCCTACCACTACCGGAACTAGCAGTCCAACCTCGGTAATCACGACAACGTCAAATCCTACAAATACCGGAACTAGCAGTTCAACCTCGGAAATCACGACAACGTCAACTCCTACCACTACCGGAACTAACGTCAACTCCTACCACTACCGGAACTAG
- the LOC128215227 gene encoding uncharacterized protein LOC128215227, translating to MTTSTPTTTGTSSPTSVITTTSNPTNTGTSSSATKITTTSNPITTGSSNSTSEITTTSTSTTTRSNNSTTEITTTSTLTTTVTSSSTSEITTTSTPITTGTSSSTSEITTTSAPITPGTMSSTKVNTTKDIPSPTVTTSSTKVTTTTSASITPVTTSSTKVTTTTSAPITITTDNLTTENNTVSNQIPTENNSSSRGKATSPPVDNTSTNNPDNGTDMKGTYYTRWGRTVCQANGSTLIYNGFAAGNKYDHHGPADFLCLAADPIWAKYDDTEQSQDYTSKVYGTEYDFLAEFSDGGAKFFGQNLQDHDAPCAVCLSSRSLSLMIPGRSECYPGWTKEYAGYIVTGAPLHISPTNYICLDQNAESQRGDARDDNGKLMYLVEAACGSLPCPPYVKNREIPCVVCTK from the exons ATGACAACGTCAACTCCTACCACTACCGGAACTAGCAGTCCAACCTCGGTAATCACGACAACGTCAAATCCTACAAATACCGGAACTAGCAGTTCAGCCACGAAAATCACGACAACGTCGAATCCTATCACTACCGGAAGTAGCAATTCAACCTCGGAAATCACCACAACGTCAACTTCTACCACTACCAGAAGTAACAATTCAACAACGGAAATCACGACAACGTCAACTCTTACCACTACAGTAACTAGCAGTTCAACCTCGGAAATCACGACCACGTCAACTCCTATCACTACCGGAACTAGCAGTTCAACCTCGGAAATCACGACCACGTCTGCACCTATCACTCCCGGAACTATGAGTTCAACCAAGGTAAACACGACAAAGGATATTCCTTCTCCTACCGTCACTACGAGTTCAACCAAGGTAACCACGACCACGTCTGCATCTATCACTCCCGTCACTACGAGTTCAACCAAGGTAACCACGACAACGTCTGCTCCTATCACTATCACAACTGACAATTTAACCACGGAGAATAATACCGTGTCAAATCAAATCCCTACTGAAAATAACAGCTCAAGTAGGGGAAAAGCAACAAGCCCACCCGTGGATAATACCTCGACCAATAACCCTGATAACGGAACAGATATGAAAG gAACATATTATACCAGATGGGGACGAACCGTATGTCAAGCGAATGGTTCAACTCTGATCTACAATGGATTTGCAGCAGGTAATAAATACGACCATCACGGCCCTGCAGACTTCTTATGCCTCGCCGCTGACCCGATATGGGCAAAGTACGATGACACGGAGCAGTCACAGGATTATACCTCGAAAGTATATGGTACTGAATATGATTTCTTAGCTGAATTCAGTGACGGTGGGGCAAAATTCTTTGGCCAAAATCTTCAGGATCACGACGCTCCGTGCGCCGTTTGTCTTTCATCGCGATCGCTGTCCTTAATGATTCCAGGAAGAAGCGAGTGCTACCCGGGTTGGACAAAAGAATACGCAGGATACATTGTTACAGGTGCCCCACTTCACATATCTCCGACGAACTACATATGCCTAGACCAGAATGCTGAATCCCAGAGAGGAGATGCTCGCGATGACAATGGCAAACTTATGTACTTAGTAGAGGCTGCTTGTGGGTCTCTTCCTTGCCCTCCTTACGTTAAGAACAGAGAAATTCCTTGCGTCGTATGCACGAAATAG